In the genome of Drosophila pseudoobscura strain MV-25-SWS-2005 chromosome 3, UCI_Dpse_MV25, whole genome shotgun sequence, one region contains:
- the LOC4805255 gene encoding uncharacterized protein: MKSRQDSCVWGVCLLVFLAIPRAIVGSGDQNRHRLFVQADRTLGSISHQLIALATELVDNVVEDLLVLDSQNSILMGYLDSFDAFTAVSDNRTEEKLDTFYGVVGDYLDSDTAGDPLRPSTIETQLIALCLQRNGFDRWKRTVQQRTNQLQKFLHKKLRKHLDSLDPEDRLAVERRWKRTLARGGPRRLDKLREFVQWLGRL, from the exons ATGAAGAGCCGTCAGGATTCGTGTGTTTGGGGCGTTTGCCTGCTGGTTTTC CTGGCGATACCCCGTGCGATAGTCGGGTCTGGGGACCAGAATCGCCATCGGCTCTTTGTCCAGGCCGATCGCACCCTCGGctccatcagccatcagctcATCGCCCTGGCCACGGAGCTGGTGGACAATGTGGTCGAGGATCTGCTCGTCCTGGACTCGCAGAACAGCATCCTGATGGGCTACCTGGACAGCTTCGATGCCTTCACGGCGGTGAGCGACAACCGGACCGAGGAGAAGCTCGACACCTTCTACGGCGTGGTGGGGGACTACCTCGACTCGGACACCGCCGGCGACCCGCTGCGGCCGTCCACCATCGAGACCCAGCTGATCGCCCTGTGCCTGCAGCGCAACGGCTTCGATCGCTGGAAGCGCACCGTCCAGCAGCGGACGAACCAGCTCCAGAAGTTCCTCCACAAGAAGCTGCGCAAGCACCTGGACTCCCTCGACCCCGAGGATCGGCTGGCGGTGGAGCGCCGCTGGAAACGGACCCTCGCCCGCGGCGGTCCCCGAAGACTCGACAAGCTGCGGGAGTTTGTCCAGTGGCTGGGACGCCTGTAG
- the LOC6898846 gene encoding uncharacterized protein, with translation MDPVVVEIVDAPDDRWYLCTKCFQRFLWVDLSSRQLRCRRCRLADKQCAICDQLFEPTNGQQQYCKRCDYFLMQHAFGQKPPPTREKAELLLQLQLQLQLKTPAGHNPSVTERWREIKCAAGLAEDVNLSD, from the coding sequence ATGGATCCTGTTGTCGTCGAGATCGTCGACGCACCCGACGACCGGTGGTACCTGTGCACCAAGTGCTTTCAACGCTTCCTGTGGGTGGACCTCTCGTCGCGGCAGcttcgctgccgccgctgccgcctggCCGACAAGCAGTGCGCCATCTGCGACCAACTATTCGAGCCGACGAATGGCCAGCAGCAGTACTGCAAGCGCTGCGACTACTTTCTGATGCAGCACGCCTTCGGACAGAAGCCGCCACCGACGCGGGAGAAGGCcgagctgctgttgcagctgcagctgcagctgcagctcaaGACTCCGGCGGGACACAACCCCTCGGTCACCGAGCGTTGGCGGGAGATCAAGTGTGCGGCCGGCCTGGCGGAGGATGTGAATTTGAGTGATTGA
- the Fili gene encoding leucine-rich repeats and immunoglobulin-like domains protein 1, with the protein MADHTDTTATTTTATATATGRSRAVPVRLLLLLVLLLPLPQIRAFCPSKCQCLGGEANSRALCVDAALEDVPIQLNPETKYINLTLNRIRNLEFSLPFYMKLEILDLSQNIIETLGSKNFEYQSELRTLNLSRNLVSSLHKHAFKGLTNLLLLDLGYNRIETVHPTALGDLASLVELDLTNNNIVSLEDNCFKGMAALEVLVFRNNRLLDVPASNLWHLHALKSLDMSDNLVEFVRNDSFEGLKDLLALSLRGNVMSELDGSAFEGLISLKHLDLADNNLTAVPTQQLAKLSNLTYLNLGGNRFAHLPAVAFLNLFHLRELHLSRLDYLQRIDSRAFVDNTHLQTLHLNYNPQLGDIPMRLFQGNPNILEVYMQSNSLQTLFSAQFPVDQLQKLYLGDNPLQCNCSLLWLWRLVTGNFEGVDPPLEHAAGGAVAALAKEAGDRETEAQAEEDDATTAAVAEDGVAALAAYIAEQHIANALHTTEPSAYELATSASASASASASSRSSGYLRMDRQQIGCDIWRDTVRTRRQLLSMSEGEITCPAHIVTVVCAVITCLLVAMIGVSVLYYLRFVKRRRKLLHERGPLRTSKSIINVHDRILQGHQPLGMGLGLGMSMTLGGSNGGMGMALNYPHHAQTLQAHHHYHQAMPLQAPHGAGGHGGHGGNGGHGGNEYQQTTLPQLDKLELERYLAAQTIANEYRALKPWELPVKEADDEPEHLYERFDHYEYPDTQTMSKLKQAAALSSAGGSPVPQAAAAAGKPHVVYV; encoded by the exons ATGGCCGACCACACAGACACCACCGCAAccacaacgacagcgacagcgacagcgacaggaAGGAGCAGAGCCGTGCCTGTGcggctgctccttctgctggtgctgctcctgccactgccacagataCGGGCCTTCTGCCCCTCCAAGTGCCAGTGCCTGGGCGGCGAGGCCAACAGCCGGGCTTTGTGCGTGGATGCCGCCCTGGAGGATGTGCCCATCCAGCTGAATCCCGAGACCAAGTACATCAATCTGACGCTCAACCGGATACGCAACCTGGAGTTCTCGCTGCCGTTCTACATGAAGCTGGAGATACTCGACCTCTCGCAGAACATCATCGAGACGCTGGGCTCGAAGAACTTCGAGTACCAGTCGGAGCTGCGGACGCTCAACCTGAGCAGGAACCTGGTCAGCTCCCTGCACAAGCACGCCTTCAAGGGACTGAccaatctgctgctgctggacctCGGCTACAACCGCATCGAGACGGTGCATCCGACGGCCCTCGGCGACCTGGCCTCGCTGGTGGAGCTCGACCTGACCAACAACAATATTGTGAGTCTCGAGGACAACTGCTTCAAGGGCATGGCCGCGCTGGAGGTGCTCGTGTTTCGCAACAATCGCCTGCTCGACGTCCCGGCCAgcaatctgtggcatctgcacGCCCTCAAGAGCCTGGACATGTCCGACAACCTGGTGGAGTTTGTGCGCAACGACAGCTTCGAGGGACTGAAGGATCTGCTGGCCCTCAGCCTCAGGGGGAATGTGATGAGCGAGCTGGATGGCAGCGCCTTCGAGGGGCTCATCTCGCTGAAGCACTTGGATCTGGCGGATAACAATCTCACG GCGGTGCCCACACAGCAGCTGGCGAAACTTTCGAATCTCACCTATTTGAACCTCGGAGGCAATCGGTTCGCCCACCTGCCGGCCGTGGCGTTCCTCAACTTGTTTCATTTGCGCGAATTGCACTTGAGCCGCCTCGACTATTTGCAGCGCATCGATTCGAG GGCGTTCGTGGACAACACCCACCTGCAGACGCTGCATTTGAACTACAATCCGCAGCTGGGCGACATACCGATGCGCCTGTTCCAGGGCAATCCCAACATCCTGGAGGTCTACATGCAGAGCAACAGCCTGCAGACGCTCTTCTCCGCCCAGTTCCCGGTGGACCAGCTGCAGAAGCTCTATCTGGGGGACAATCCGCTGCAGTGCAACTGCTCgctgctgtggctctggcggCTCGTCACCGGCAACTTCGAGGGCGTCGATCCACCGCTGGAGCATGCGGCGGGCGGAGCCGTGGCCGCCCTGGCCAAGGAGGCCGGCGACAGGGAGACGGAGGCGCAGGCGGAGGAGGACGATGCCACCACGGCGGCTGTGGCGGAGGACGGAGTGGCCGCTTTGGCCGCCTACATAGCCGAGCAGCACATCGCCAATGCGCTGCACACCACCGAGCCGAGTGCCTACGAGCTGGCgacctccgcctctgcctccgcctcggcctcggcctcgagCCGCAGCTCTGGGTATCTGCGGATGGACCGGCAGCAGATCGGCTGCGACATCTGGCGGGACACGGTGCGCACCCGGCGGCAGCTGCTCTCCATGAGCGAGGGCGAGATCACCTGCCCCGCCCACATCGTGACGGTGGTGTGCGCCGTCATCACGTGCCTCCTGGTGGCCATGATCGGGGTGAGCGTCCTCTACTACCTGCGCTTCGTGAAGCGCCGCCGGAAGCTGCTGCACGAGCGCGGGCCCCTGCGCACCAGCAAGAGCATCATCAATGTCCACGACCGCATCCTGCAGGGCCACCAGCCGCTGggcatgggcctgggcctcGGCATGAGCATGACCCTCGGCGGCAGCAAcgggggcatgggcatggcccTCAACTATCCACACCACGCGCAGACCCTGCAGGCGCACCATCACTACCACCAGGCGATGCCGCTGCAGGCGCCCCACGGcgccggcgggcacggggggCACGGGGGGAACGGGGGGCACGGGGGGAACGAGTACCAGCAGACGACGCTGCCGCAGCTGGACAAACTGGAGCTGGAACGGTATCTGGCGGCCCAGACGATTGCCAACGAGTACCGGGCCCTCAAGCCCTGGGAGCTGCCCGTCAAGGAGGCGGACGACGAGCCGGAGCACCTGTACGAGCGGTTCGATCACTACGAGTATCCCGATACTCAGACCATGAGCAAGCTCAAGCAGGCGGCGGCTCTCTCCTCGGCCGGGGGCTCTCCCGTGCCACAGGCTGCGGCAGCCGCTGGCAAGCCGCATGTCGTCTACGTATGA
- the LOC6898843 gene encoding serine protease inhibitor 42Dd-like produces MKVPLGFGGLWVSASLGMLLCLESVHSNHFASQLYSQASRDNHQRNLVVSPATTNLALGLVFFGMQHCPELTGVLDTMRPGELATEDIKMVNRLYVDRRVQLMPAYQEAISDERLGQPAKKVDFSEPQVVGEEIDSFVRIFTDNKVRQFTPPGHLDKDTRMAIANAAYFHGQWARPKQTKRLPFDTLGGGQQLVDTLESYEHLRYGRLDGLDARVLELPYEGERLSMVVILPRQAGQGLASLSSQLRDVDLVPLTQNLSKQFVHVRIPKFRVETRLPLESVLRPLGVRTIFHAPLMHQMVAGRSGRSHRINTIMHLSSVEVSESGSGYSPLATFQRLYTEPVQFWANHPFVFAIKDANHIYFMGHVVAPQ; encoded by the coding sequence ATGAAGGTTCCACTGGGTTTCGGTGGGCTATGGGTGTCCGCCTCTTTGGGGATGCTCCTTTGCCTGGAGTCCGTGCACTCGAATCACTTTGCCAGCCAGCTGTACAGCCAGGCCTCGCGGGATAACCATCAGCGGAACCTCGTGGTGTCGCCGGCCACCACGAACCTGGCCCTGGGTCTGGTCTTCTTTGGGATGCAGCACTGCCCGGAGCTGACCGGCGTGCTGGACACGATGCGGCCCGGCGAACTGGCCACGGAGGACATCAAGATGGTGAACCGGTTGTACGTGGACCGGAGGGTGCAGCTGATGCCCGCCTACCAGGAGGCCATCTCCGACGAGCGACTGGGCCAGCCGGCCAAGAAGGTGGACTTCAGCGAGCCGCAGGTCGTCGGCGAGGAGATCGACTCCTTCGTGCGCATCTTCACGGACAACAAGGTGCGGCAGTTCACGCCGCCGGGCCACCTGGACAAGGACACCAGGATGGCCATTGCGAATGCCGCCTACTTCCACGGCCAGTGGGCCAGGCCCAAGCAGACCAAGCGGCTGCCCTTCGACACCTTGGGCGGCGGCCAGCAGCTGGTCGACACCCTCGAGTCATACGAGCACCTGCGCTACGGGCGGCTCGACGGCCTGGACGCCCGCGTCCTGGAGCTGCCCTACGAGGGCGAACGCCTCTCGATGGTCGTCATATTGCCCCGCCAGGCCGGACAGGGTCTGGCCAGCCTCAGCAGCCAGTTGCGCGACGTGGACCTCGTGCCGCTCACACAGAATCTCAGCAAGCAGTTCGTCCACGTGCGCATCCCCAAGTTCCGGGTGGAGACACGCCTGCCCCTGGAGTCCGTGCTGCGGCCCCTGGGCGTGAGGACCATCTTCCACGCCCCCCTCATGCACCAGATGGTCGCTGGCAGAAGCGGCAGGAGCCACCGGATCAACACCATTATGCACCTGAGCTCCGTCGAGGTGAGCGAATCGGGCAGCGGGTATTCCCCGCTGGCGACCTTCCAGCGGCTGTACACGGAGCCCGTCCAGTTCTGGGCCAATCACCCGTTCGTGTTCGCCATCAAGGACGCGAACCACATCTACTTCATGGGCCACGTGGTGGCGCCCCAATAG